The genomic interval CGAACTCCCATCGTGCATTGATCGCCACCCGCGCCAAAAGAGCCAGCAGCACCGCAAAGATGGCTGCACCGCGTCTCGTACGGATATAGGTGCCTAGTGACATCGTAATCCCCTCATTTCGCGAACCTCTCGGCGTTTCACCTTTGTGCGCCTACCATTCGCCTTGCCGGATGCGCGGGTCGTGCAGGATTGCCCAGATGTAAGACGAGCCCCTCACGAGTGACGAAATCTCACCCGGGCCGGAGATGGGCACTAACTCCAGAGCCTTGGCGAAATCCGCAGCGCTCAAGACGAAATCCGTGCGGTCGGTGACGAGGGAGTTGCCGGACACCGTGTAAGTGAATGGCTTGCCGGATACGGTTTCGAACCGCTCGCCCTGTAGTGACGAAATCCTGCTCCAGACTGCCTGCATAGCGTATGCGTTCAAGGAATCCTCCTCCCTAACAATACTTATCCGTATCCGCATGGTACTTCAGTCGCACAACCTTGCGGTACAAGCCCCGGTGAAGGCGAGGCTCCCGTCTGTAAGCCTCGCAACCTTTAGCGATCACGTCGCAGGCGCTCGCTCCATTGCCTAGGATCCCTTCGGGCATGAAGACATGCCACGACCTCGACTGTCCCTTCTCTACTGATGAA from Actinomycetota bacterium carries:
- a CDS encoding virion tegument protein, which encodes MNAYAMQAVWSRISSLQGERFETVSGKPFTYTVSGNSLVTDRTDFVLSAADFAKALELVPISGPGEISSLVRGSSYIWAILHDPRIRQGEW